The genomic interval CCCTGTATACGCGTCGGCGGTGCCGATAAAGGATGCAGAATACGCCAGCTCCCGCCCGCGTATGTTGCCGTGATCCTCTGCCGCAGCTGAAAAAAAACTCCGCATAACCGTATACAGCTCTTCAGTAAAGGGACGAAACACCGCGTGCTCCTCACTGGCAGGCGGGCTGAACGCCAGGGACAGACGCAGCCGCGCGAAGTCGGGATCGCGGCGGGCGGATCCCAAAAAACAATCCATGACGGAAACCAGCGCCCCCGCTATGTCGCTGCGATACACGCCATCGGCAGCCACGGAATGGACAAACGGCGCGTACCTTTCGGTCGCAATCGCTTCCAGCAGACCGCGCTTGCTTCCAAAATAATAGTACAGGGTAGGCTTGGTAATGGCGGCTCCCTCGCAGAGCTCCTGAATGCCCGCCCCGCTATAGCCGCGGGCTGCAAAAGCGCTGAGACCAATGGACAGAATTCGACTGCGGGTGGAATCCATAACCGTTGTTATATACCGATCGGTATATAAGGTCAAGCTGTAGACGAGCGATGGCATCGTGCTTTTTTTTTAAAAATCCCGGCAGCCATGACTTTCCAGGGGAGGGGCGACAGCAATACCTGTATTGATTTTTCTTCCTTTAGCGCTATAAAAGTTCCTTTTTGGCAAGAAAAGTTCATCAGTCTGGAATGATTTATCTAAGCTGCCTGTGCGGCAGTCAACAGGGAAATATCACCGGACAAGGATGGGGCCAATTTCTAAGCTGCCTGTGCGGCAGTCAACAATAGGCGAGGCGACAGTGACTATCGCTACATTTTCTAAGCTGCCTGTGCGGCAGTCAACAGAAAAAAACAAGGGGGAGATAGGGATGGTTGTTTCTAAGCTGCCTGTGCGGCAGTCAACCGGAACGTGGGCACTCAAAAACGCACATATCTTTTCTAAGCTGCCTGTGCGGCAGTCAACTGAAGTTGGCTAAAACTACACTTATCGGTGTCTTTCTAAGCTGCCTATGCGGCAGTCAACATTATGGTTGCGGTGAGTATGGCGACAGATATTTTCTAAGCTGCCTGTGCGGCAGTCAACCCGGGGAATCAGGCGGCAATACGGTCTGCACAATTTCTAAGCTGCCTGTGCGGCAGTCAACAATGATTCCACGAAGACCGTGGACGTATCAAATTTCTAAGCTGCCTGTGCGGCAGTCAACATTATCATACACAATCTTGTTGCCGCGAGAATATTTCTAAGCTGCCTGTGCGGCAGTCAACTGAATGGATACGGGATATATTTTCCGGTGTGTTTTCTAAGCTGCCTGTGCGGCAGTCAACATATAGCATGTTTTTTATCTGGATAAAATATATTTCTAAGCTGCCTGTGCGGCAGTCAACCCTCCTCCTTGCATGGCGCGAGTTTAACATCTTTTCTAAGCTGCCTGTGCGGCAGTCAACACTTGCTCCTTTTTCCGGCTGCTTAAAGTGGATTTCTAAGCTGCCTGTGCGGCAGTCAACTTCTGCCATCATCTGCTGTTCGATGGCGTTGATTTCTAAGCTGCCTGTGCGGCAGTCAACAGTTATTCGACATTTAAAGGATGGGGATCAAATTTCTAAGCTGCCTGTGCGGCAGTCAACAGCCGAATGAATCATTAGCGGCATATACCGGTTTTCTAAGCTGCCTGTGCGGCAGTCAACTGATACTGGTGCTGTTGATGTTGTAATTTATGTTTCTAAGCTGCCTGTGCGGCAGTCAACTTCTTTTGCACATCGTCAGTCCTTTATTTCGATTTCTAAGCTGCCTGTGCGGCAGTCAACATAGCCCTTGCTGAGAAGGGTCGCCTTGCGACTTTCTAAGCTGCCTGTGCGGCAGTCAACCGAATACCCCGCCCGAGTTGCGATTCCCAGAATTTCTAAGCTGCCTGTGCGGCAGTCAACAAATCAGCTTGGAGAACAACGAAACTCTCAGATTTCTAAGCTGCCTGTGCGGCAGTCAACATCCCGAAAAAAAATTGCGGTATATGTACTGCTTTCTAAGCTGCCTGTGCGGCAGTCAACGAGACGAGATCTCGTTTCAGGAATATACAGGATTTCTAAGCTGCCTGTGCGGCAGTCAACTAGATCGCTTTTATGTTTCCGATAACCTGCTTTTTCTAAGCTGCCTGTGCGGCAGTCAACACAATGTCATTATCTGCCGGGTAGATCTCAATTTTCTAAGCTGCCTGTGCGGCAGTCAACGATGTGATTAACACGCTGTCGGCAATGCTGATTTTCTAAGCTGCCTGTGCGGCAGTCAACGTATAGCATATCGTCGCTGCCCTCACTCCACCTTTCTAAGCTGCCTGTGCGGCAGTCAACAAATCAGCTTGGAGAACAACGAAACTCTCAGATTTCTAAGCTGCCTGTGCGGCAGTCAACGCGCATAAAGGCGGTGAACTTACCGTCTATGTTTTCTAAGCTGCCTGTGCGGCAGTCAACTCTGACCGCTGTCGGCAAGAATGATAGAAAATTTTCTAAGCTGCCTGTGCGGCAGTCAACTTTTCCCGATGCCCTGGGATGCTTGCATGTATTTTCTAAGCTGCCTGTGCGGCAGTCAACATCCATACATAGCAAACAACGGACTAGCATACTTTCTAAGCTGCCTGTGCGGCAGTCAACTCGGCATGTATGACCTCCTTAATTCTGCTTACTTTCTAAGCTGCCTGTGCGGCAGTCAACCGTAGAAATGATGAGGAGTATTCCAGCATATCTTTTCTAAGCTGCCTGTGCGGCAGTCAACGAGTGCCAGTACGGAGGGAACGCACCACCGTATTTCTAAGCTGCCTGTGCGGCAGTCAACGGAAAAACAAATCACTAGAATGGGCTATAAGATTTCTAAGCTGCCTGTGCGGCAGTCAACTTATTCGGCCTTTTCGGTCGATTTTTTGTATTTTTCTAAGCTGCCTGTGCGGCAGTCAACGTCGGCATCGTTCGCTATTTCAGCAGCATGATTTTCTAAGCTGCCTGTGCGGCAGTCAACACATGTTTTGTACAATGACAAAATCGCTTGCTTTTCTAAGCTGCCTGTGCGGCAGTCAACAGCGAGCGCGCAAGGCTGCTTGAGGACGTTAATTTCTAAGCTGCCTGTGCGGCAGTCAACTCCTTCCTGGCCGGCCTTCTCTCCACTCGTTTTTTCTAAGCTGCCTGTGCGGCAGTCAACTCGCTTCCACGTAGGCATTGGCTACCGTGCTTTTTCTAAGCTGCCTGTGCGGCAGTCAACGCCCAGTGCTCCTGCTATTCAAAAAAACTTTATTTCTAAGCTGCCTGTGCGGCAGTCAACTCTGCCCGATACTTCTCTTCCGCATCTTTCCTTTTCTAAGCTGCCTGTGCGGCAGTCAACATGCAGAAGCTTGTTGAAACTTCTGAACGTCTTTTCTAAGCTGCCTGTGCGGCAGTCAACGACGTCAAGCGCCTGGAATGCCTCAACCGTGATTTCTAAGCTGCCTGTGCGGCAGTCAACTATCTGGTCATTTTTCGCACGCAGTTCTTCAATTTCTAAGCTGCCTGTGCGGCAGTCAACTTCTTAAGTTCTCTTTTATATGCGTTAATTATATTTCTAAGCTGCCTGTGCGGCAGTCAACACCCAAGCGGAATACGACGCAACTGTGAAGGCTTTCTAAGCTGCCTGTGCGGCAGTCAACTTACATGCCTTTTAGTTTCATAAATATCTTTTTTTCTAAGCTGCCTGTGCGGCAGTCAACAGCATTGCCGAACCGATCCGTGGTCTCCTTTTTTTTCTAAGCTGCCTGTGCGGCAGTCAACTCCAATTGCAGCGTCCCTGAACATCTTCACCTTTTCTAAGCTGCCTGTGCGGCAGTCAACGCAGAATGGGAGGACACAGACGGAACCCGGCATTTCTAAGCTGCCTGTGCGGCAGTCAACGAAGCGGGGAGAGACCAGATAGCACGGCAAGCTTTCTAAGCTGCCTGTGCGGCAGTCAACGTCTTAACGCTGGCGAAGAACTTGGGAATCTTTTTCTAAGCTGCCTGTGCGGCAGTCAACTCTGGCTTGTTCGTTTGCGGGAAACGTGACAATTTCTAAGCTGCCTGTGCGGCAGTCAACTAGACATGTACGAAATGCCCGCACCGCTGAGATTTCTAAGCTGCCTGTGCGGCAGTCAACATTCCGCGCATGGCTTCAATCGTCTTTCCGATTTTCTAAGCTGCCTGTGCGGCAGTCAACAGGATTAGACGGATCGACAATCCAGGGATCATTTTCTAAGCTGCCTGTGCGGCAGTCAACTCAGAGACTCCCCAGCGGTCGATTCCGCGCATTTTCTAAGCTGCCTGTGCGGCAGTCAACTCCGATCAGATCGATGGGGATCCGGTTCTGCATTTCTAAGCTGCCTGTGCGGCAGTCAACATCCAGGCTGTAGTGCGATGCTTCGCGCTTCTTTTCTAAGCTGCCTGTGCGGCAGTCAACGCTTACCCATGAAAAAGACAGGCTTATCGCAGTTTCTAAGCTGCCTGTGCGGCAGTCAACTAACGGCGCCCAGCGCTGCCTCGCATGCGACATTTCTAAGCTGCCTGTGCGGCAGTCAACTAGCAGAGAAAAGCATCTGATCCTCGGTTATCTTTCTAAGCTGCCTGTGCGGCAGTCAACTCACGGAATATCCACGAATCGCCAGTTGCACACTTTCTAAGCTGCCTGTGCGGCAGTCAACATGTACACACCAGAAATGTGAAACAGGTTGATTTTCTAAGCTGCCTGTGCGGCAGTCAACGGACCGGTAACGGGTAAACGCATTTTCAGAGTTTTCTAAGCTGCCTGTGCGGCAGTCAACGAGCTCTCAAGCTCGTCAGCCTCCGGGTCAAATTTCTAAGCTGCCTGTGCGGCAGTCAACCTGGAAGCGCTCTTGTTCTTGCGCCGATGGTGTTTCTAAGCTGCCTGTGCGGCAGTCAACAATTGAAAAGATATCAGAGTAACCGCGTATGCTTTCTAAGCTGCCTGTGCGGCAGTCAACTCGGAGATTTCGCCCGGACCCATATCTTTATGTTTCTAAGCTGCCTGTGCGGCAGTCAACGCTTACCTTTATCCTGTTTAATTCAATGTTTTTTTCTAAGCTGCCTGTGCGGCAGTCAACTTTCACATCGTCTCCATCAACTGCGGTTGTCTTTTCTAAGCTGCCTGTGCGGCAGTCAACCCTCCTCGATCCATTGCGGGAGCCATTTGTGTTTTCTAAGCTGCCTGTGCGGCAGTCAACATTCAATAACTGTAAACTCATGCCCACACAACTTTCTAAGCTGCCTGTGCGGCAGTCAACATACTGATCCCATCTTCCGGATTTGTAGAGTATTTCTAAGCTGCCTGTGCGGCAGTCAACCAAACCGTTGTTGTCGAGTACCTGTTTCATGTTTTCTAAGCTGCCTGTGCGGCAGTCAACGTTGCATACGGACAGGACCTGTGCTTCGTGCGTTTCTAAGCTGCCTGTGCGGCAGTCAACAATACCGTCAGTATCCCCCTACCCAGATGCATTTTCTAAGCTGCCTGTGCGGCAGTCAACGAAGAAGGAACCATCGACGTTACCGACGACTCTTTCTAAGCTGCCTGTGCGGCAGTCAACAAATCTGCCGACATCCCACCGGAGGAATAAATTTTCTAAGCTGCCTGTGCGGCAGTCAACAAATCCATCGGGCCAGAGGGGGCGGAATACGCTTTCTAAGCTGCCTGTGCGGCAGTCAACACACTGGCGGCATTATACCAGGATACAGAAGATTTCTAAGCTGCCTGTGCGGCAGTCAACACCTATTCGACCTGCTCGGAATAAAGCCCCCGTTTCTAAGCTGCCTGTGCGGCAGTCAACGTTCGTCAGCAAAAACAAACAATACCGGATATTTTCTAAGCTGCCTGTGCGGCAGTCAACTACAAGTTCGGTTATTTCGTTTATGCATGACTTTTCTAAGCTGCCTGTGCGGCAGTCAACATCAAGGCGTATTTTTCGACCGAGGATTACCCTTTCTAAGCTGCCTGTGCGGCAGTCAACTATCAGGCCCGCCAGCTCCACGGGAAACTATGTTTTCTAAGCTGCCTGTGCGGCAGTCAACCGTAGAGTTCCGGTGTGAGGTCATTCTCGTGTTTTCTAAGCTGCCTGTGCGGCAGTCAACTATTGCGAAATCGGTTACATATTGTCTTGATATTTCTAAGCTGCCTGTGCGGCAGTCAACTAAATTATCGGCGGACCCTTCTCCGATGTCTCTTTCTAAGCTGCCTGTGCGGCAGTCAACGATATGCTTTTTTAATTACGTTCCGGTACTGTTTTCTAAGCTGCCTGTGCGGCAGTCAACAAAATAAGCCCGCCGCAGTTTGTTTTGCGGCTTTTCTAAGCTGCCTGTGCGGCAGTCAACATACATATGGATAGTATAACAATACGTAGTATTTTCTAAGCTGCCTGTGCGGCAGTCAACGATTCGATTGAAACATCGCTTAAGCCGGTTGATTTCTAAGCTGCCTGTGCGGCAGTCAACGGATTCTTTCCATAGGTCACGGTCTTCCTTGATTTCTAAGCTGCCTGTGCGGCAGTCAACCCGTGAAGGGTGATGTTGTTTGGGAATTTATCTTTCTAAGCTGCCTGTGCGGCAGTCAACTTCAAGATCGTGGTACATTTTCAAATCAGATATTTCTAAGCTGCCTGTGCGGCAGTCAACGATACCATGGCGTCACACTGGAAAGGCGATAATTTCTAAGCTGCCTGTGCGGCAGTCAACGTATGGGAACCTAATGTGTACTGATCGTGAATTTTCTAAGCTGCCTGTGCGGCAGTCAACATATAGTGCTTAATGATGTAATACCATCATGTTTTCTAAGCTGCCTGTGCGGCAGTCAACAGATATTGTCAGTGTTTCTCAAGTAGGAGAATTTTCTAAGCTGCCTGTGCGGCAGTCAACATCTCACCGATAAGGGTTCTCAGGTCATCGAATTTCTAAGCTGCCTGTGCGGCAGTCAACGATGCCGTCGTTGCCAGGATCAAAGAGATTAATTTCTAAGCTGCCTGTGCGGCAGTCAACAGAAATAGGCAAGGAACTGCTTTGTCCTCAATTTTCTAAGCTGCCTGTGCGGCAGTCAACTCTTGTGCCGTCTCAATCTCAGACTTGAAGCTTTTCTAAGCTGCCTGTGCGGCAGTCAACAAGTGCGTAAACCCCTGCAGTCCTTTCACATTTTTCTAAGCTGCCTGTGCGGCAGTCAACAGAATATTAAATATTTGGGAGGATTATTTTATTTTCTAAGCTGCCTGTGCGGCAGTCAACCAGTACACCATAGTTCGCACCGAGCGTGTCGATTTCTAAGCTGCCTGTGCGGCAGTCAACGGCTGCATCGTTCGCTATTTTTGTGGCATGATTTTCTAAGCTGCCTGTGCGGCAGTCAACTTCCCCCTGTTCCGCCTGGTTAATCCAGTTCTTTTCTAAGCTGCCTGTGCGGCAGTCAACATTGACGCGGTTTACATTGCGCTCATAGCTGATTTCTAAGCTGCCTGTGCGGCAGTCAACCTATATTGGTCTGGGTAAGGTCTTTTGTTGTCTTTCTAAGCTGCCTGTGCGGCAGTCAACAAGAGAGAGAGAGTAAAGCACCAACTATCTCATTTCTAAGCTGCCTGTGCGGCAGTCAACATGGAAAAGAGGTAGCAACGATCCACGAAAGTTTTCTAAGCTGCCTGTGCGGCAGTCAACGGCAATTGAACTCATCCATCGTCGCCTGTTGCTTTCTAAGCTGCCTGTGCGGCAGTCAACATTATGGAAAAGAGGTAGCAACGATCCACGAAGTTTCTAAGCTGCCTGTGCGGCAGTCAACGCTGGCGTGATCAAGTGGAGCATACGCACACTTTTCTAAGCTGCCTGTGCGGCAGTCAACTTCTTTTCCCGGCTGCCACGGTACAGCGCATTTTTCTAAGCTGCCTGTGCGGCAGTCAACTGAACTCGCCGCTCCTGTCCTGAAGCTGTAAGTTTCTAAGCTGCCTGTGCGGCAGTCAACTTAAAATATAATTAACTATTTTGTTTTAATGAATACAATTATACGATATTTACCCCAAAAAAGAATAATTTCTTGGGGTAAATATAAATACTTATAATATAACAAAATAGCAAAAGGTGGGAATTTATTCCTAATCTTTCATTTAGAACCAGGGAATGGTAGCTTTTTTTGATAGACCGAACATGTCAAAAGATCCTGATATAGGTTTATCTGTAAAAGGACCAAATTCTATATATCGACGATGCTTATTACCATTAGACGCACTTACTAATTCTATATAAGGGTGATTGAGTGTTCTATTGCTCATTTTTTTTGTATAATTGCCTATATCTTTTTCTGATATTGAACCTCTTTTTATAAGTCTTCGAACTTTTGCATGGCTCATTGTTGCCTGCTTCCGGTATATGCTTCTATACTGTACTTTTTCTGGAATACTGTTGACTTCACTGATTTTGCAATAACCGGTCATAGCACCTATCCATTTTCTGGTAATAAGATTCTCCAAATCATGCATAGTACCATGTAGTCGGAGAACGTTCCCAAGCGTTCTATTATAATTTGGAAAACTAATACCTATACTTGTGGAGTTTAAATCATATAGTGCCTTATGGAGTTTGCTGTATAGAGAATTCATGAGCAGAGTAACTGGGAACTCCGGATCGGGTAATAACGTAATCTCAATATAATAGTCCATAGTTTCCTCTACTTGTCGCTTTCACCAAAAACACCACCTCGTACCAAAACAGCCATAACATAATGTTCATCTTCAGGACAAGACAGACTGCTGCCTCTGGCCCATGAGTCAAAAAGAGTATAGAAATCCTTTTTATCCTTAGGTGTTCGGTAGGCTTTTCCTAAATTGGTAACTGAACCGTATGGCTCAACCGCAATAGGTCCAATTGATAATTCAGGATCACTAAACTCGGGATACCATGTGTCTATGGTCCTCAGTGCATTACCGATTTTTTGCGAATGCATCGCGGCAATACCATCTACATGATACAATACCTTGCTTTTATTCCCTTTTCCCTTATCCAGAACAAGTTCTTCACTGGGGTATACATCCTGCGATTTCCCTGCCTTCGCAAAACATGTTATTTCAAGAAGTAAATATCCGTCCTCACTTGCTAATGCTGATGCTATTCTCTCTGAAAGACTTTCAATCGCAGCATCAGAAATTTCCATATCACGAGGACTGTATTTTATCGAGTCAAATATCCACTCTTGCTCAGCATCCTTATTTAAAGCCTTTACAATTACTTCAATATCTTCTGCTCCTATACGGTTTCTCCACAGAAAGCGTGCATTTGCTATATTCAATGCATAGCGCCGGGATAGCTCATTGAAGCCTTCATTTGCAACATACCCTTTTGCTGCTTTTGCATAGCTTTGTTTGAACAAAGCATTATTACAGGCTGAAGGTACATGAATATTTCCTAAAATTTTCAGGGTAAAATGCAGCTTTAGAGTATCCTGATCCGGTTGGAGAGCACAGGAATCAACTGTTTGCAAATTAGCTTTTTCAACTTCCTTGTTTAGTTTTACAGGATCATTCTGAATAGCAGGTTTTAGTCGATTTGAAATTGTCCCACGAACTGATTTTTCCTTTAGCTTAAGTGGTGTTACACTCTCACGATTTTCCCACTGAGTTCCATACATATACCCATCTGAGGGAACCATTTTTTTTTCAAAAGCAAGTACCGATGCGGTGTTTTCTTTCTTGGCCATAAAATAACTCCTTTATTATATTTATTTCAGAATTCATCTTCTGAAAAAGTTTGCATTGAATCTTCATCCTTCTGCTGACAAAGATATAGACAGTTCTCTTTATCATAGGAATAGCGCCATAGTAATTTGTCCAAGTTATTGATTTCATTTTTATACGGCATGATAAACTCGCCAAGGGTAACAATAGCTTCTGCAAAAAGATGAGGTGTTTCCGGATCACGCTGATTTTTTGCAGGACCTGGTTCGCTTAAGCCCTGAAACCCTGTTGCTATAGGTACAATCCATCCTCTTTCGTCCTGTGAACCGGTTCGTTTCCGGCTGCTATGCCATGTAACAGATGCCTCTGGCCCTTCACCCGTTTTCTCACAAGAATGATGTATTGCAAGATAGTCTATAATTGCATCGAGAGCATCCATGCCTTCTTCCATTGCTTTTAACATGAGATCTCTTCTCTCAATCAAAGCATAGCCAGGCATTACAAATTTTCTAAGAAGTTCAAAATCCTTAATAATCTTGAGTTTAAGAAAGCCAAGAATATCACCGCCTGCGATCTTCATATGGGACGATAAAATTGAATCCAAGCTATCTATAAACTCATCTTCATCAAGCTTTTTAACACCTTCATATTCAATGATCAGGCTTACTTCAAGATTACAGCGTACTTCTTCGATGAATGACGGTCGCTGGCCATCCTTATCTAACGGGTTT from Marispirochaeta sp. carries:
- a CDS encoding TetR/AcrR family transcriptional regulator, encoding MDSTRSRILSIGLSAFAARGYSGAGIQELCEGAAITKPTLYYYFGSKRGLLEAIATERYAPFVHSVAADGVYRSDIAGALVSVMDCFLGSARRDPDFARLRLSLAFSPPASEEHAVFRPFTEELYTVMRSFFSAAAEDHGNIRGRELAYSASFIGTADAYTGLLLAGAMDPDTAVVRRIVHFFMHGIFS
- the cas6f gene encoding type I-F CRISPR-associated endoribonuclease Cas6/Csy4, whose protein sequence is MDYYIEITLLPDPEFPVTLLMNSLYSKLHKALYDLNSTSIGISFPNYNRTLGNVLRLHGTMHDLENLITRKWIGAMTGYCKISEVNSIPEKVQYRSIYRKQATMSHAKVRRLIKRGSISEKDIGNYTKKMSNRTLNHPYIELVSASNGNKHRRYIEFGPFTDKPISGSFDMFGLSKKATIPWF
- the csy3 gene encoding type I-F CRISPR-associated protein Csy3 — its product is MAKKENTASVLAFEKKMVPSDGYMYGTQWENRESVTPLKLKEKSVRGTISNRLKPAIQNDPVKLNKEVEKANLQTVDSCALQPDQDTLKLHFTLKILGNIHVPSACNNALFKQSYAKAAKGYVANEGFNELSRRYALNIANARFLWRNRIGAEDIEVIVKALNKDAEQEWIFDSIKYSPRDMEISDAAIESLSERIASALASEDGYLLLEITCFAKAGKSQDVYPSEELVLDKGKGNKSKVLYHVDGIAAMHSQKIGNALRTIDTWYPEFSDPELSIGPIAVEPYGSVTNLGKAYRTPKDKKDFYTLFDSWARGSSLSCPEDEHYVMAVLVRGGVFGESDK
- the csy2 gene encoding type I-F CRISPR-associated protein Csy2 — translated: MKNVLLIPHIKIQNANALSSPFTVGFPAMTAWLGAAHALQRKINEKFERRGESRVQFTGTGVISHSFKLQAYKGPGDYEYSIIGTSNPLDKDGQRPSFIEEVRCNLEVSLIIEYEGVKKLDEDEFIDSLDSILSSHMKIAGGDILGFLKLKIIKDFELLRKFVMPGYALIERRDLMLKAMEEGMDALDAIIDYLAIHHSCEKTGEGPEASVTWHSSRKRTGSQDERGWIVPIATGFQGLSEPGPAKNQRDPETPHLFAEAIVTLGEFIMPYKNEINNLDKLLWRYSYDKENCLYLCQQKDEDSMQTFSEDEF